In Serratia sp. FDAARGOS_506, a genomic segment contains:
- a CDS encoding cold-shock protein, which translates to MFKNTVLKMGRVKWFNQAEGYGFISPVDGSDEIYVNRNAIANTKNKSLNEGQNVEFSIYRSSHGLSAADVIAF; encoded by the coding sequence ATGTTTAAAAATACTGTGTTAAAAATGGGTCGCGTGAAATGGTTTAATCAGGCCGAAGGCTATGGTTTTATTTCACCGGTAGATGGCAGCGACGAAATCTATGTCAATCGCAACGCTATCGCCAACACCAAAAATAAGTCGTTGAACGAAGGTCAGAACGTTGAGTTCTCGATCTATCGCAGCTCGCATGGGCTGTCCGCGGCAGACGTTATCGCGTTCTGA
- a CDS encoding winged helix-turn-helix domain-containing protein: MTTPIIALTAARALHLAAQGLLSPLKRQAKPDDVVNAIQRMGLLQIDTISVVARSPYLVLFSRLGAYQSEWLEQALAGRKLFEYWAHEACFLPIEDFGLLRHRMLAPHEMGWKYSADWVRQHQEAMDSLLRHIEQQGPVRSADFNAEKKGNSGWWDWKPEKRHLEILFTAGKLMVAERRNFHRVYDLTERLLPDWDDARHTLPAERARRQMLRRTCRYLGIFRAEWLADYYRLKRVAPKALLAELQEQGEITPVQVEGLEGQFYVHESLAELLPLAEQGKLKSTVTSLLSPFDPVVWDRRRALELFNFDYRLECYTPKEKRRYGYFTLPVLHRGELVGRIDAKAHRRQGIFEIISFHAEPQVRFGKQRAQDIRQAIARTAKWHGAQYVALGNIPASLAAEWGACWKVG, from the coding sequence ATGACCACCCCGATAATTGCCCTTACCGCCGCTCGCGCGCTGCACCTTGCCGCCCAGGGGCTGCTTTCTCCGCTTAAACGCCAGGCTAAGCCTGATGACGTCGTGAACGCGATTCAGCGCATGGGGCTGTTACAAATTGATACCATTAGCGTCGTCGCCCGCAGCCCATATCTGGTGCTGTTCAGCCGCTTGGGGGCCTATCAGTCGGAATGGCTGGAGCAGGCGCTTGCCGGCCGCAAGCTGTTCGAGTATTGGGCGCATGAAGCCTGTTTCCTGCCGATTGAGGATTTTGGTCTACTGCGGCACCGCATGCTGGCGCCTCATGAGATGGGCTGGAAATATTCCGCCGACTGGGTGCGGCAGCACCAGGAGGCGATGGACAGCCTGCTGCGGCACATCGAGCAACAGGGGCCGGTGCGTTCCGCCGATTTCAACGCCGAAAAAAAGGGTAACAGCGGGTGGTGGGACTGGAAACCGGAGAAACGACATCTGGAGATCCTGTTTACCGCCGGCAAGCTGATGGTAGCCGAACGTCGCAATTTTCACCGGGTTTACGATCTGACCGAAAGGTTGTTGCCGGACTGGGACGATGCGCGTCATACGCTGCCTGCGGAGCGGGCGCGCAGGCAGATGCTGCGCCGCACCTGCCGCTATCTGGGCATTTTCCGCGCGGAATGGTTGGCAGATTACTATCGGCTGAAACGCGTGGCGCCAAAAGCCTTGCTGGCAGAACTGCAGGAGCAGGGGGAGATTACGCCCGTGCAGGTAGAAGGGCTGGAAGGGCAGTTCTATGTGCATGAATCACTGGCGGAACTGTTGCCGCTGGCGGAACAGGGCAAACTCAAATCGACGGTCACCAGCCTGCTATCACCCTTTGATCCGGTGGTTTGGGACCGCCGGCGTGCGCTGGAGTTGTTCAACTTTGACTATCGCCTGGAGTGCTATACGCCGAAAGAAAAGCGCCGTTACGGTTACTTCACCCTGCCGGTGCTGCACCGCGGTGAGCTGGTGGGGCGCATTGACGCCAAGGCACACCGTCGACAGGGTATATTCGAGATCATCAGTTTCCATGCCGAGCCACAGGTACGTTTCGGCAAACAGCGGGCGCAGGATATCCGGCAAGCCATCGCGCGCACGGCCAAATGGCACGGTGCGCAATACGTAGCGCTGGGCAACATTCCGGCCTCATTGGCCGCTGAATGGGGTGCCTGCTGGAAAGTGGGATAA
- a CDS encoding Trm112 family protein, giving the protein MDHRLLEIVACPVCNGKLYFNKENQELVCKADGLAYPLRDGIPVLLENEARALSLDEKHA; this is encoded by the coding sequence ATGGACCACCGTTTACTCGAAATCGTTGCCTGCCCGGTATGCAACGGCAAACTCTATTTCAATAAAGAAAACCAGGAACTGGTATGCAAAGCGGACGGGTTGGCTTACCCGCTGCGCGACGGCATTCCTGTGCTGTTGGAAAATGAAGCGCGTGCACTGTCGCTGGATGAGAAACACGCATGA
- the kdsB gene encoding 3-deoxy-manno-octulosonate cytidylyltransferase, whose amino-acid sequence MSFIAIIPARYASTRLPGKPLADIHGKPMVVHVMERARESGASRVIVATDHPEVAKAVEAAGGEVCMTSPDHHSGTERLAEVIAHYGFADDQIIVNVQGDEPLIPPVIVRQVAENLAGSQAGMATLAVPIESAEEAFNPNAVKVVMDAQGYALYFSRATIPWDRERFAASKESIGDSLLRHIGIYAYRAGFVRRYVSWAPSQLEQIELLEQLRVLWYGEKIHVAVAKAIPSVGVDTPEDLQRVRDSIQP is encoded by the coding sequence ATGAGTTTTATCGCTATTATTCCCGCCCGCTACGCCTCAACCCGTTTACCGGGTAAACCGCTGGCCGATATTCACGGCAAGCCGATGGTAGTACACGTGATGGAGCGCGCCCGCGAGTCCGGTGCCAGCCGCGTCATCGTGGCGACCGATCACCCAGAAGTCGCCAAAGCGGTGGAAGCCGCCGGCGGCGAAGTGTGCATGACCAGCCCGGATCACCATTCCGGCACCGAGCGGCTGGCGGAAGTGATCGCGCACTACGGTTTTGCCGATGACCAGATCATCGTTAACGTGCAGGGCGACGAGCCGCTGATCCCACCGGTGATCGTCCGTCAGGTGGCGGAGAATCTGGCGGGCAGTCAGGCCGGCATGGCGACGCTGGCGGTGCCGATCGAGAGCGCCGAAGAGGCTTTCAATCCCAACGCGGTGAAGGTCGTGATGGACGCGCAGGGCTACGCACTCTATTTCTCACGCGCTACCATTCCGTGGGATCGCGAACGTTTCGCCGCGTCTAAAGAGAGCATCGGCGACAGCCTGCTGCGTCATATCGGCATCTACGCGTACCGCGCCGGCTTCGTGCGCCGCTACGTCAGCTGGGCGCCGAGCCAGCTGGAGCAGATCGAGCTGTTGGAACAGCTACGCGTGCTGTGGTACGGTGAAAAAATCCACGTAGCGGTCGCGAAAGCGATCCCGAGCGTGGGCGTCGATACGCCGGAAGATCTCCAGCGCGTGCGCGACAGCATCCAACCCTGA
- a CDS encoding YcbJ family phosphotransferase: MEQLRAELSIVLGESISRLERVSEQPYAHMYSLYDRQGNAIPLMAKSFICQGIAQQEAYKLSMLARDGDIRLPTVYGVVCTHQAPYKEILLIERLRGVSAEAPTRSPDRWNMLMEQIVDGVLAWHRIDSHGSVGSVDSTQENDWFCWYQQRVEVLWATVVNLTTPQLTMADRRLLYRTREALTHFFVGFDDPCVLVHGNLSLRSMLKDPKSDQLLAMLNPGVVLWAPREYDLFRLCEAGMPSQLLFRYLQRAPVADSFLARRWLYVVWEAVGRLIHTGKLERRPFDYASQQLLPWLAG; encoded by the coding sequence ATGGAGCAGTTACGCGCCGAACTGAGCATTGTGCTGGGTGAGTCCATCAGCCGGCTGGAGCGGGTGAGCGAGCAGCCTTATGCGCATATGTATTCGTTGTACGATCGACAGGGCAACGCGATCCCGTTGATGGCGAAAAGCTTTATCTGTCAGGGCATCGCCCAGCAGGAGGCTTACAAGCTGTCGATGCTGGCGCGCGACGGGGATATTCGTCTGCCCACGGTGTACGGCGTGGTGTGTACTCACCAGGCGCCGTATAAGGAAATCCTGCTGATCGAGCGCCTGCGCGGCGTGTCGGCTGAAGCGCCGACGCGCTCGCCGGATCGCTGGAACATGCTGATGGAACAGATCGTTGACGGGGTATTGGCTTGGCACCGCATCGACAGCCACGGCAGCGTCGGCAGCGTTGACAGCACGCAGGAGAACGACTGGTTTTGCTGGTATCAACAGCGGGTCGAAGTGCTGTGGGCGACGGTGGTCAATCTCACTACCCCGCAGCTGACCATGGCGGATCGGCGTTTATTGTATCGCACGCGCGAAGCGCTGACCCATTTCTTCGTCGGTTTCGACGATCCCTGTGTTCTGGTGCACGGTAACCTGTCGCTGCGCAGCATGCTGAAAGATCCCAAAAGCGATCAGCTGCTGGCGATGCTCAATCCCGGTGTGGTGCTGTGGGCGCCGCGCGAATACGATCTTTTCCGCCTTTGCGAGGCGGGCATGCCCAGTCAACTGTTGTTCCGCTATCTTCAGCGCGCACCGGTCGCCGACTCTTTCCTGGCGCGGCGCTGGCTGTATGTGGTGTGGGAAGCGGTAGGGCGCTTGATCCATACCGGCAAGCTGGAGCGGCGGCCGTTCGACTATGCGTCGCAACAGCTGCTGCCCTGGCTGGCCGGTTGA
- the elyC gene encoding envelope biogenesis factor ElyC: MLFNLKKFFGALLMPLPLLMLLMGLALLLLWFTRWQKSGKTIFTLSWLFLLLFSLQPVADRLLRPIEAQYQTYRGSDPVSYIVVLGGGYTYNPDWAPSSNLLGNSLPRVTEGVRLYLAHPGAKMVFTGASAGNMQSNAATAALVAESLGVPRSDMVILREPRDTEEEAAQVAKLVGEKPFILVTSANHLPRAMRFFKAKGLHPIPAPANQLAIDSPLNIWDRATPSSMFLGHTERAWYETLGSLWQWLKGPESAGTE; this comes from the coding sequence ATGCTGTTCAACCTGAAAAAGTTCTTTGGCGCCCTGCTGATGCCGCTGCCGCTGTTAATGCTGCTGATGGGGCTGGCGCTGCTGCTGCTGTGGTTCACCCGCTGGCAAAAAAGCGGTAAGACGATTTTTACGCTGAGCTGGCTGTTTTTACTGCTTTTCAGCCTGCAGCCGGTGGCCGACCGGCTGCTGCGGCCGATCGAAGCCCAATACCAGACTTATCGCGGCAGCGATCCGGTCAGCTACATCGTGGTGTTGGGCGGGGGCTATACCTACAATCCCGATTGGGCGCCCAGCTCGAATTTGCTCGGCAACAGCCTACCGCGCGTCACGGAAGGCGTGCGACTTTACCTTGCACATCCCGGCGCCAAGATGGTGTTTACCGGCGCGTCCGCCGGAAACATGCAAAGCAACGCCGCGACTGCGGCGCTGGTGGCCGAAAGCCTGGGCGTGCCGCGCAGCGATATGGTGATCCTGAGGGAACCGCGCGATACCGAGGAAGAAGCCGCTCAGGTAGCCAAGTTGGTCGGCGAGAAGCCATTCATTCTGGTGACCTCCGCCAACCATCTGCCGCGCGCCATGCGCTTCTTCAAGGCTAAAGGCCTGCACCCGATCCCGGCGCCGGCCAACCAGTTGGCGATCGACTCGCCGCTGAATATTTGGGATCGCGCCACGCCGTCGTCGATGTTCCTCGGCCATACCGAACGTGCCTGGTATGAAACGCTGGGCAGCCTGTGGCAATGGCTGAAAGGCCCGGAAAGTGCCGGCACCGAGTAA
- the cmoM gene encoding tRNA uridine 5-oxyacetic acid(34) methyltransferase CmoM: MQDRNFDDIAEKFARNIYGTTKGKIRQAVVWQDLTGLLAQLPQRPLRILDAGGGEGHMACQLAELGHQVLLCDLSGEMIQRAAQLAEQKGVSQNMQFVQSSAQDIAQHLEQPVDLILFHAVLEWIAEPKAALQALYDCLTPGGALSLMFFNANGLLMRNVVLGNFQLVDPEVRRRRKRSLSPQYPHDPLLVYGWLEQLGMRIGGKTGVRVFHDYLQSRQLQTQKFEELLALEQHYCRQEPYVSLGRYIHVMAHKPNLKDEL, translated from the coding sequence ATGCAGGATCGCAATTTTGACGATATTGCTGAAAAATTTGCGCGTAATATTTACGGCACCACGAAAGGCAAAATCCGCCAGGCGGTGGTTTGGCAGGATCTGACCGGGCTGCTGGCACAGTTGCCGCAGCGGCCGCTGCGCATCCTCGACGCCGGGGGCGGTGAAGGCCATATGGCCTGCCAGCTGGCAGAATTAGGACATCAGGTGTTGTTGTGCGATCTTTCTGGTGAGATGATCCAGCGCGCCGCGCAGCTGGCGGAGCAGAAAGGTGTGAGCCAGAACATGCAATTCGTACAAAGTTCTGCGCAGGATATCGCTCAACATTTGGAACAGCCGGTTGATCTGATATTGTTTCATGCAGTGCTTGAATGGATCGCCGAGCCCAAAGCGGCGCTGCAGGCGTTGTATGACTGCCTGACGCCGGGCGGCGCGCTGTCGCTGATGTTCTTCAACGCCAACGGCCTCTTGATGCGCAACGTGGTGTTGGGTAATTTCCAACTGGTGGATCCCGAGGTCAGACGGCGCCGCAAACGTTCGCTGTCGCCGCAATATCCGCACGATCCGCTATTGGTCTACGGTTGGCTGGAACAGCTGGGCATGCGCATCGGCGGCAAAACCGGCGTGCGGGTGTTCCACGACTATCTGCAGAGCAGACAGCTGCAAACACAAAAATTTGAAGAGTTACTGGCGCTTGAACAGCACTATTGCCGGCAGGAGCCGTACGTGAGTTTGGGGCGCTATATTCACGTCATGGCGCATAAACCAAACCTGAAGGACGAACTATGA
- the mukF gene encoding chromosome partition protein MukF has product MSEFSQTVPELVAWARKNDFSISLPTERLAFLLAIATLNGERLDGEMSEGELVDAFRHVSKGFEQTHETVAMRANNAINDMVRQRLLNRFTSELADGNAIYRLTPLGIGITDYYIRQREFSTLRLSMQLSIVAQELKRAADAADEGGDDFHWHRNVFAPLKYSVAEIFDSIDMTQRVMDEQQQSVKNDIAALLSKDWRAAISSCEMLLSETSGTLRELQDTLDAAGDKLQANLLRIQDATLGNVELGFVDKLVFDLQSKLDRIISWGQQAIDLWIGYDRHVHKFIRTAIDMDKNRVFAQRLRQSVQTYFDHPWALTHANADRLLDMRDEELALRSEEVTGELPPDLEFEEFSEIREQLAAMIEEALKVYQEQQMPLNLAAVMRDYLAQYPRARHFDVARLVVDQAVRLGVAEADFSGLPAEWQAINDYGAKVQAHVIDKY; this is encoded by the coding sequence ATGAGTGAATTTTCCCAGACAGTACCCGAACTGGTCGCCTGGGCACGGAAAAATGATTTCTCTATTTCGCTCCCTACGGAGCGTCTCGCATTTCTGCTCGCCATCGCCACTCTGAACGGCGAGCGGCTGGACGGCGAGATGAGCGAAGGTGAGCTGGTTGATGCATTTCGCCATGTCAGCAAGGGTTTTGAACAGACGCATGAAACGGTGGCGATGCGCGCCAACAATGCGATCAACGACATGGTGCGCCAGCGCCTGTTGAACCGCTTTACCAGCGAACTGGCGGACGGCAACGCGATTTACCGCCTCACACCGCTGGGGATTGGCATTACCGATTACTATATTCGCCAACGCGAATTCTCCACGCTGCGTCTGTCGATGCAGCTGTCGATCGTGGCGCAGGAACTCAAGCGCGCCGCCGACGCCGCCGACGAGGGCGGCGACGATTTCCATTGGCACCGCAACGTGTTCGCGCCGTTGAAATATTCGGTGGCGGAAATCTTCGACAGCATCGACATGACCCAACGCGTGATGGACGAGCAGCAGCAGAGCGTGAAAAACGACATCGCGGCGCTGCTGAGCAAAGACTGGCGGGCGGCGATCTCCAGCTGTGAGATGCTGCTGTCGGAAACCTCGGGCACCCTGCGCGAGCTGCAGGATACGCTGGATGCGGCGGGCGATAAGCTGCAGGCCAACCTGCTGCGCATCCAGGACGCGACCCTCGGCAACGTGGAGCTGGGCTTCGTCGACAAGCTGGTGTTCGATCTGCAAAGCAAACTGGATCGCATCATCAGCTGGGGCCAGCAGGCGATCGACCTGTGGATCGGCTACGATCGCCACGTACATAAATTTATCCGTACCGCTATCGATATGGATAAAAACCGCGTGTTCGCTCAACGCCTGCGCCAGTCGGTGCAAACCTATTTCGACCACCCGTGGGCATTGACCCATGCCAATGCCGATCGTCTGCTGGACATGCGCGACGAAGAACTGGCGCTGCGCAGTGAGGAAGTGACCGGGGAACTGCCGCCGGATCTGGAGTTCGAAGAGTTCAGCGAAATTCGCGAACAGCTGGCGGCAATGATCGAAGAGGCGCTGAAGGTGTATCAAGAACAGCAGATGCCGCTCAATCTGGCAGCGGTGATGCGCGATTATCTGGCGCAATATCCGCGTGCGCGTCATTTTGACGTGGCACGTTTAGTGGTCGACCAGGCAGTACGCCTCGGTGTGGCTGAAGCAGATTTCTCAGGGTTGCCGGCGGAATGGCAGGCAATCAATGATTACGGAGCCAAGGTCCAGGCCCATGTCATCGACAAATATTGA
- the mukE gene encoding chromosome partition protein MukE — protein sequence MSSTNIEQVMPVKLAKALSNSLFPALDSQLRAGRHIGIDELDNHAFLMDFQDELEEFYNRYSVELIRAPEGFFYLRPRSTTLIPRSVLSELDMMVGKILCYLYLSPERLAHEGIFSHQELYDELLSLADETKLLKFVNQRSTGSDLDRQKLHEKVRTSLNRLRRLGMVYFMGNDSSKFRITEAVFRFGADVRSGDDPREAQLRMIRDGEAMPVETSLSLNDENEAEDQQVDNAPDGAEDEQE from the coding sequence ATGTCATCGACAAATATTGAACAAGTAATGCCAGTCAAACTGGCCAAGGCGCTGTCCAACTCGCTGTTTCCGGCGCTGGACAGCCAACTGCGCGCGGGTCGTCACATCGGTATCGATGAGCTGGACAACCACGCCTTTTTAATGGATTTCCAGGATGAGCTGGAAGAATTTTACAACCGTTACAGCGTCGAGCTGATTCGGGCGCCGGAAGGTTTCTTCTATTTGCGCCCGCGCTCCACCACGCTGATCCCTCGTTCGGTGTTGTCCGAGCTGGATATGATGGTCGGTAAAATCTTGTGCTACCTGTACCTCAGCCCCGAGCGCCTGGCGCATGAGGGCATTTTCAGCCATCAGGAGCTGTACGACGAGCTGCTGAGCCTGGCCGATGAGACCAAGCTGCTGAAGTTCGTCAACCAGCGCTCCACCGGATCGGATCTCGATCGGCAGAAACTGCACGAAAAGGTGCGCACCTCGCTGAACCGCCTGCGCCGTCTCGGCATGGTTTACTTCATGGGCAATGACAGCAGCAAATTCCGCATTACCGAGGCGGTGTTCCGCTTCGGCGCCGATGTGCGCAGCGGTGACGATCCGCGTGAAGCGCAGCTGCGCATGATTCGCGATGGCGAGGCGATGCCGGTTGAAACCAGTCTGTCGCTGAACGATGAGAATGAGGCTGAGGATCAGCAGGTTGATAACGCTCCTGACGGTGCAGAGGATGAACAGGAATGA